The Macaca nemestrina isolate mMacNem1 chromosome 9, mMacNem.hap1, whole genome shotgun sequence genome includes the window ATGCTTATTGTTGAAGCCCTTATCCTCCAGGATGAGAAAGAGCAGGGAGCGGGGCTGGGTGATGTGCCCCCAGGGTGCCCTGTGGGGCAGAGGTAAGCACCTCTGGGCCTCCTTGCCCAGCCtcaggaggagaggggaggagtgGAGACCTGGCTTCTACCGTCTGGAAGGACATGGGGCAGTTGCAGCTCCAGGAAGGGGATGAGACTGGATATGGGCAGGGTGGGGCTGTGCTGCTGCTTATTGCCCCGTGGCAGGGGTGCTGTGGAGGCGGTGAGGGCTGAAAAGGgccagggagggaaggggggaagggagggaagcagtAAGGTGGAGCAGGCCTGGCTGGAAAGAGCCAGGACTAAAGCTTCCTCTAGCATCTTGGGCCCAGGCCTTCTTCCTTCAGTGGAACGTCCCTTTGCTTCCagcaggaggaggcagaagaACCTAGGTCTGCAGACTTTCCTGCCATGGTCTTACGAACAGGATAAGGCCCACCTTCCGGTTTGGGCACCTTCAAAGTGGCCTGTGAACCCCGAAAGGGCAAGAGCTGGGGTGCGATGTCCTTGTGCCCCTGTGACCCAGAAGCAGGTTCAATCTGTGCCTCACAGCACCACCGTGTGGCTGCCCCTGGGACTGCAGCCGCCTAACCGGGTGTGGCCCTGAGTGTGGAGCAAATCTGTcgatttaaaataattaaaaaggccAGAACCTAGTTTAGAGAGAGTTTATTCAAGCACACATGTTAAGGACAGGGCTGCCCAGGAAGCACAAATTCCAAAGAATGGAAGTCAGCCTTCCTGTTCGAAGTGTAGGAGCTCGGGCTCATTTATGTAGACAAAGCCAGACAgaggctctgttgcccagacgggAGCACAGTGACtgaatcttggctgactgcaacctctgcctcccaggttcaagagattcttgtgcctcaccctcctgaagagctgaggttacaggcatgtgccaccatgcctggctcatttttgtatcttttagtagagatcgggttttgccatgttggccaggcaggtgttgaactcctggcctcaagtgatctgccctccgcctcctggagtgctgagattacagacatgagccgccatgcccagacACCTATGTATGTCTTGATGCTTAGTCACAATGTTCTGATTAGTTGAGGCGgtctttttctttcaggaaagGTATGTTTAACATTCCACACTGAAGATGTAATTGTCCCTGGGTCTTAGGTGATATCTAATCTGAGTTTAGTAAAGAACAATGAAAGAGGCAGTTAAACTGTAACAGAGATCGGTGACTGGAAGGGGGGCTGTGGTCTCTCCAGTCCCTTAGTTCAACCATCATCTAAGAAACAGAATTGCAAACATGCTACATGACTCAATCTCCAGAGCTCAGCTTTCCCCTTGGCATTTTACAAACCCTACGGAACTGCTCTGCCCATTATGTGACTGtctgtgtttatatttaaattgaaattgaatataaattaaaattcagtCCTTCTGTCtcattagccacatttcaagtgctccacGACACCTGTGGCCAGAGGGTGGGGGTATAGTCTAAAACACCTCCATTGGCGTAGAAACTTCTATGGACAGCACGGCTTTGGCCTGCCCTTGGGCGTGTTTTCCACAAGGGTGTTCATATTGAGGCTGTTTTCATCTCAGAAGAGTAGTGTTCCTTATTAATTAGGTGCCAAATTGGGGGACTAACAAGGTTAGCCACCAGGGTGACCAGTTTGACCATAGGCCACAGAGCCCCGTTTCCCTCCAGGCCTGGAATAGGCACCCCACAGGCTGCAAAAGAAGCCTGGTGGCTGCCTAGGAGGAACTCACGGCGTAGGTGGAGGCCAGGAACACTTTCTGGGACCTGAGGTGGGCAAGGATCTGCTGGTCAGAGGGGCCCCTAAGGGCATGGATGGGGCCGGACTCTGGCCTGGCTGTTAACAAGAGGACTGAGCCTGGGGAGACAAGTCCCTGTTTTCAGTACCACCTGCACCCCCCAGGGTGGCATCCTTGACTCCCCTTCTGGGCCGATACTGCcctgctttctctgtctctttcagggTGTGCTGTCCGACCTCACCAAAGTGACCCGGATGCATGGAATCGACCCCGTGGTGCTGGTCCTGATGGTGGGCGTGGTGATGTTCACCCTGGGGTTCGCCGGCTGTGTGGGGGCTCTGCGGGAGAATATCTGCCTGCTCAACTTTGTGAGTGGTCACAGAGACAAGAGTGGGATAGGATGGAATGGGGTGCAGGCTCTGTTGGGCAGGATTATATGTTACCTGGTCAGAGCAGGTGGCAGCTCTTATGAGCCTCCCCCAGGCCCCTGCCTGGGGGCAGGAGGCAGCCCTTTGCACCCTACTGTCTAGAGAAGCTGGTTCCTCTCGACAGGAGAATTAGGTACCCTCTGGTTTTTAGCCCTTGGTGGGAGGAGCCAGCTGCCTGTAGGCCAGCTCTACTCCCTGCTCCTTTGCCTTTTATCTTCTTTCAGAAGTTCTAAAAGAATTGTTTGTCTGCTACTGtcctttgcccttcctggctaAGATCAAAAGATGTTGCAAGTAACCTTAAATCATTTCCCTTCTCCAAGGATGTGTGAGTCTATTGGATGTACAAGGCAGAATCCCAAATTTCCTGGCAGAACTGCAGATTACTGAGAGtttagttttatatttagatGCAAATTCATTTTTAGATATATTCAGTTAAATAATACCTGGTGGGGAAAACACATTATCATATTTTGCACTGTATTGTTTGTTGACTTGATTAGATCAAGCTCTTTCCtggacataattttaaaagcaaagctatgggctttttttttttcctaattttttctctggaaaaaaaaaaaaacaacagctaTGTTTAGCATCTTGCTTTTATGTGAACAGAGATTACGTTTTGGCAGGCctcatgtgcatgtgtgtttcctttttcttactTTGAAAGATTACTCCACATTTGCTGGTTGTGGCAAGCTGCTTAGTGTCTTGTATGGCCAGTGATAATGTCTGTGAGAGCACAGACTGTAAGCTGGGAGTCTGCCCTGATGGGATGTGGACCTGTGGTTGCACTGGCCCCTTGCAGAATGCCACCACTCCTTGTGGCCCGGGGCAGCCGAGAGCTTCTGGAGGGGTCTTTATGCAGCTGACGATCATATACTTTCATGCAGAGTTGGTACAGATAACATTGGCACTTCCAGAATTGTAAAGAGCCCTGCAGGGAACTCACATGTCCTGCATGAActatgtgacctcaggcaagctaTGTACCTAGTGACATAGCCATAGTTTTCTCATCCCTAAAGTGAGGTGACAGATATGTAGGCACTCAATGGGTTTGTGTGTGTAGGGGGAGTCGTCAGATAGTGTCTTGGGCACAGTGTCTGTCCTAAAGGAGCTGATACCCCAGGATGCTGCCCTGGAGGGTCCCAGTGGAACTGCTGGGGTAGGGCAGCCATTCGTTCATGTGATAGGATTTCCTCCTTGTCCAGGGAGGAGGGCTGCTTCATAGCAAATGACTGACACATTGGCTTGGAGTTTTCTCACACTTTTTCACTCATGTGGCCATTATCAGCAATGCAGTGACATGGGTAGGGATAAATAAcctctttttacagatgaagcgAAGTTGCCCAGAGTCACCCAGCTAACCAAGTGTGGGATTCTCGGGACCCCTGTGTGGGACTCTCAGGTGCAGAGCCCACGTTCTGCCAAGGATGGTGGTTCCGGGTCAGGTGGGGTTATGTGTGTGGGGGTGCAGGCTGGTGGGGTGGTCACTCCTGCTCTCGTCCCCTTCCCCTGCAGTTCTGTGGCACCATCGTGCTCATCTTCTTCCTGGAGCTGGCTGTGGCGGTGCTGGCCTTCCTGTTCCAGGACTGGGTGAGGGACCGATTCCGGGAGTTCTTCGAGAGCAACATCAAGTCCTACCGGGACGATATCGACCTGCAGAACCTCATCGACTCCCTTCAGAAAGCTGTAAGCACCTCCCCATTGGGCCCCTGATAGAGCATGCGCCCCCTTGTGGCCTGCTGTGCTGCCCGGAGCTGAGGCTAGCGGGGCACCAGGCCTTCTCTCCTCTGTGGGTTTTCTGCCTGCAGCTTGGCAGATGGCAGGGAGGCCGTGGAACAGGCCACCCCGCCTCTGGTCTATTCCACTTTGCCGACTTGTGGTTGCCCGGTGGGCCAGCCCTTTCCCGTTGGGATTGGACAGGCAAATCCAGCTGCACCTGAGAACACCCACCCCCATGTGCCTGGCCCTCCTCTTTTGGCCCCAGATCTTTCCAGTCCTGCCCAATAGCCACACCAGCTGCAATCCTCCTTAGGCGCTGCATATCGTAAGGCATAGCTTCTTCCCCACAGCTCGTGACTCACCGTCTGAGGCTATTCCTATCCCCTTCCTCCCCGGGaccttttccccttcctttttaaGAAGCCAGGGCTGCCTGGAGGAAGCTTTGTCAGATCTAGCAGAATGTGACCTCCCTGGAATATGTGCCCAGGGGTTTGTCTAAGCAGTCCCAGGCTGTGGCCTTTACTCCATCTGGTCCCCATCCCTCTTATCCCTCTCATGCGTGACTGCACCTGGAGGCTTGGAACACAGCTGTCCCAGCCACCTGGGGAGGAACTCACTCCTTGGCCATGTCAGCCTGTGCAATGCAAGGCTCTTGTTTGATCTGTGTGCTGACGGAAAGCCTAGCTTCCTTAAGAACTTTTCATATGGAACACTTTgcttttgagaagaaaataaatcagaaaccATTAAAAATCTATGATTCACTCTCATTATTAACCAAAACTTGTTCACCTTTATTTCATGTATTATGGGATCCAGCAAAACTCATTTATGGTACCAAAGACCCTATCTGTATTGTTATTACTAATGTGTATTAGTCTGTGAAAGTCACCAAATCCCAGCCATGTTTTGAtacctctcctttcttttctgtttagtGCCACCATCCTTTTTACATTTTCACATACCCTTGGTTTGCTGGTGTCAGCATGCTAGGTTGTGGTTCATCCCTGCATTGCCTTAAAAACATAGTTTTCTccattgacttctttttcttttaaaagtaaaacttctggccgggcgtggtggctcatgcctgtaatcccagcactttgggaggctgaggcggatggatcacgtggtcaggagatcgagaccattctggtgaaaccccgtctctactaaaaatacaaaaaattagctgggcgtggtggtgggcgcctgtagtcccagctactcgggaggctgaggcaggagaatggcgtgaacccgggaggcggagctggtagtgagctgagatcacgccactgcactctagcctgggcgacagcgagactctgtctcaaaaaaataaataataataattttaaaaaacttcccAGGAGAGGGATTCAGTAAATTACAGAGCTTCCTTGGGGTGAAATTTCGGGTAATCACTAAAGCAAGTGGAACAGTGGAGGTGTGGGGGAGACGATTTTACCTGAGaagtaagcaaaacaaaacaaccagaaatcgCTGTTGTTATTTGTTGTGATTATTGCCATAACCACGTCAGCTGTAAGGGCAAATGCGAAAAAGTTTTTTAGGGGAAGAGACACTGTCAACTTCACAATGATGctttcagtgtttggtttttacAAATTTTGTAGTCAAATAAGGATTTTCTTTGTAGCCACACCAGATGATAGGAAGGGGAGGGCAGAGGCCCCAGGTGTGGGGCGGAGCTTTGATTGTGTTACCTTTCACCCTCATTGGACCTCTTTTCTGAGGAGCAGACACTTAGCGGCTGTTTTTTGTAAAGGGGTAAAAAGGGGAATTCGCTTGCAAGTTTCTCAGGGAGGAGAACAAACACTGCACACTAGGAAGTGTTCTCTTGTGGCAAGTAAAGGACCACACCAAGGTGCCGACAGGGCCTCAAAGGAGAGAGGCCACTCTCCTATCCTCTGAGGAGACTGGAAGGAGGAGTCTCCTTTGAAGAGGCTGGGAAGAAGGGCAAGCTCCCTGCTAAGGAGGGCCTGGGCTGGGTATGCTGTGCCCAGCAGTGGGGCCAGAGGGCTCCACTGAGCCAGCTATGTGGGTTGGACAGAGGAGGCACTGTGGCTGGGAGATACCTTCACCgccatttcctttttatttgtttttattattttctttaacacaTCAAAAGagcatgttctctctctctctctctctctttccttttttctcctccctccctcctttcttttttctttttctcttttctttctttcatttctttctctttctctccccttttttctctctctcatttcctctctttctctctctctttcctttctttctttctttctttctgatgggCGGAGGGGCGGGGGtgcagtcttgctgtgttgcccagatttatttccagctcctgggctcaaaccatcctcccatctcaaccttcCAAGTCGCTGAAGTTACAGGCCTGGGCTACAGCCCAGCTGTTTTCTTCTTAAAGGGCTGCCTATGTTGCCAGCTTAGCATCTCTGCACATGGGGGGTAGCGGGGCGGGCCCTGGTTTCTCTGCATGGTAGATGCCGGCAGACTTAGCCTGGCATCACCACGAACGTTGCCCTGTGCTGGGCAGCCATGGCCCTGTCTTGGAGCCCCTAACAGTTCTGGCTTTTGTGGTTGCAGAACCAGTGCTGTGGCGCATATGGCCCTGAAGACTGGGATCTCAACGTCTACTTCAATTGCAGCGGTGCCAGCTACAGCCGAGAGAAGTGCGGGGTCCCCTTCTCCTGCTGCGTGCCAGATCCTGCGGTGAGTTGGCTTGTGCTGGGCCCTTCCTGAAGCCCAGCAGCTTTCCTGACTCCTCCAGTGCTCTGGGGTACTTTTCTCTCATGGAGGTCTGAGGAGCGGGTGTGTTCTCTCCACGCCCTCCTCAAGGCTGCCCAGCTCTGAAATCCGATGTGTGTACATTCTAGGAACACTGCTTGCATGACCCACCCTGGCCTTGGTGTtctgggtgaggcaggagaaaacaGTATTATttccccgggctcaagcaattctctggcctcaacctcccaagtagatgggaccacaggcttgagcaccactcctggctaatttttgtattttttgtagagatggggtttcaccatgttgcccaggctggtcttgaactcctgggctcaaggcgatctgcccatcttagcctcctgaagtgctgggattacaggtgtgggccactgcacctgtcctgtCCTTTCTATACCTATTTGCATTCCCAATCCAAGGCCAACGTCCTTGGGTTCCAGAAGCTATGTTCTTGGGGTGACCCGTGAAGGAGCTGTGAATTTTGCCTGAGCTGAGCCTGAGTAGAACTGGGCATGTTGCCAGCTCTCAGTGCAGTTATGTAAAGCCTGGTCCTGGGTTATGGGCTTTGAGAAGGCAGAGCATCACCACTATTATATGGGCAAGTTCTGCAGCCCAGGAGAGGCTCCGATTTGCTGAAACTGCACAGCTCTTCTGAGGTCTCCACTGCGACTGTGAACTGTACCAGTCTCGTAAGTGTTGCTTTTAGCACGTATAGTTCTTACCTCCAAGTATAGGTCTTACCTCCTAGCAAACTGTGGCCcccaggccaaatctggcctgttATTTTTCCATGACCTGTGAGCTAAGAATGCTTTCAGAtgtttttaaatggttggaaataaaccaaaagaagaagaatattttggggcacatgaaaattatatgaaattcaaatttcagtgtccatgaAGTTTTCTTGAAATACAGCTATTCCTGTTTGTGTACAGATTGTCAGTGCCGGCTCTCATGCAACAAAAGCAGAATTGAGTATGTGTCTGAAATATTCACTGTCTAGCCCTTCAGAGAAAGTTTGCCACTCTGTCCTGGCCTGAAGGATTAGTTGGTGTCGGGATTGAAGGATATGAGCTGTAATGGGATTTGCACAAATGTTTGCTAGTGTTTGGTCATGTCTTTTCTAGAGTCTCTTACCATTAGGTTCTTGAGACACCAAAagcagctaatttttctacttttcttgcaGCAAAAAGTTGTGAACACACAGTGTGGATATGATGTCAGGATTCAGGTGAGAGCTCCAGTGTATACAAATTGAAGAGTTCTTTAGGTTTCATTCCCTATGGTTCAACATCCTGATTTAGCACAAGTGCAAACTGAAGTGGGGAAACTCGGGGCGGTGAAGCTCCTGATGCCACCTAAGCTGAGCATGGGCACAGGGTCACACACACCGCTTCCTGAGCTGGCGGCAGGACCCCTGGGAGCAGTAATGGTGATTCCAAGCCTTGTGAGCTGCAGTCCCAACAACTAGGAGTTGCTGCATTTAAAGAGGTGGGATGGAAGTTTTGAGGGACAAAGACTGCATTTTTAGGAGGCTCCTTGGCATCCCAGAAGATGTCTGTCGTTAAGAGGACAGCTGCAGGAGTGTATGTGCCTTGGTCTGGCCTCTGTGTGGAGGCAGTGGTGACAAAGAGGGAGGCAGGCATGGGGCAGGGGTGAGGCTCTGTCCTCCAGGACTTCCTTTAGGCTGTAGGGAGTGTGCTCTTGGATGCAAAGAGAAGCAAGACCCTACCCCACTCCAGTCCTTGTTCTAGTGGTTTTTGGTGATATGAATGACTGCTGTTCTAAAAAGGAGGAGTCTCGAGGAATCTGCAGAGACCCCTCCCGTTAGTTGTGCATACGAGGGATGTGTCCCTACAGCTTGGGCAACTGTCTTTCTTTAGGGATCTGCATTTTACAGGGAGAAACTTCTgtaaactgaatgtttatgtttcCCCAAAATTCACGTGTTAGAACTTAagccccaatgtgatggtattaagaggtggggtcttagGGAGgggattgggtcatgagggcagagtccttaATGAGTGGGATgagtgcccttatgaaagaggcccAGAGAGCTTATTTGTCATTCCACtgtgtgaagacacagtgagaggGTGCCATccatgaaccagaaagtgggccctcatCCAACACCAAATTTGCCAGTgccctgatcttgaactttccagcccccaggactgtgagaaataaatttatgttgtttataagccacataatctatagtattttattatagttgcctgaatggactaagataaGAACCTGTATCAACATCAGCTTCCCTAATTATGAGTTGTTTTGCCACTTACATTAATTTGCAAAGGCTGCTGTCACAACATAACACAAACAGAAATTTAAGccacagcagacatttattttctcacagtttggaGGCTAGacgtccaaaatcaaggtgctggcaaggtGGGTGCCTTTAGAGAGCTGTGATGGAAGGGTCTGTTCCAGGGCTCTCTCTTGGCTGCAGGTGGctgtcctctccctgtgtcctcatgtggGCTCCCCTCTtgcatgtctgtgtcctgatctccTCTTCTTGGCATGATGCTcttcatattggattagggggcACCCTGATGGCCTCATTGTAGCataattacctctgtaaagagcccgtctccaaatacaatcatgttctgaggtcctgggggttaggacttcagtgTATGGATTTTGAGGACACAGTTTAGTCCCTAACACCTCTAAAGTTAGGGACTAATGCTCCATCGTGTTGCCATGGAGGAGGCTGATAGGTGTGAGGGGGCTGGGGCCGATTGCCCcgggtggggtgggcagggctggggcgTGTGCTGGGATGGTTACTGATACCCCACCGGGGTCAGCACTGGAGGGAGCTGGTTGGCTGGTGACTGTTGCCTGGCCGAGCTTACCGGTGGGATGCCCGCTCTGAGAAGCACCCTTCTTCTCAGGAGACTCTGGATCCCCTTTTCCAGGTTTCTCTCCCTTTAAAGGCACATCCTCCTCCAAGCCTTCAAgtcccttctctttctccagaTGTGGACACTGGGGAAGGGAATCTTGAGAAAGTTGGTCTTTAAATCTCTGGAGACCTGAAGGGGAACAGCCAGGGAGCCTTTGGTCAGACAGGTGGTGCGATGGCACAGTGCCCAGCGAGGGGCAGAGGCTGGGAGGAGCCGACGAGCATCTCCTGGAGAGTCCTTGCCTGCCTCCTGGATCCCTCGTTCCCACCCTGCTTTGCACTGCTCCTTGGTGGAGTTCGCTAGGGGATCAGGGTGGGGACATTGTGTGTGCCAAAGGCTCAGGCCCCTGTGGTGTTTTCCTGCAGCTGAAGAGCAAGTGGGACGAGTCCATCTTCACGAAAGGCTGCATCCAGGCGCTGGAAAGCTGGCTCCCGCGGAACATTTACATTGTGGCTGGCGTCTTCATCGCCATCTCGCTGCTGCAGGTGTGTCCCGGGAGCCTGTGGGATTGGCAGGTGGCCTTTTTTCATTTGAGGTTGGGCCCTTAACATAGA containing:
- the LOC105465936 gene encoding tetraspanin-14 isoform X2, whose translation is MHYYRYSNAKVSCWYKYLLFSYNIIFWLAGVVFLGVGLWAWSEKGVLSDLTKVTRMHGIDPVVLVLMVGVVMFTLGFAGCVGALRENICLLNFFCGTIVLIFFLELAVAVLAFLFQDWVRDRFREFFESNIKSYRDDIDLQNLIDSLQKANQCCGAYGPEDWDLNVYFNCSGASYSREKCGVPFSCCVPDPAQKVVNTQCGYDVRIQLKSKWDESIFTKGCIQALESWLPRNIYIVAGVFIAISLLQIFGIFLARTLISDIEAVKAGHHF
- the LOC105465936 gene encoding tetraspanin-14 isoform X1, with product MHYYRYSNAKVSCWYKYLLFSYNIIFWLAGVVFLGVGLWAWSEKGVLSDLTKVTRMHGIDPVVLVLMFCGTIVLIFFLELAVAVLAFLFQDWVRDRFREFFESNIKSYRDDIDLQNLIDSLQKANQCCGAYGPEDWDLNVYFNCSGASYSREKCGVPFSCCVPDPAQKVVNTQCGYDVRIQLKSKWDESIFTKGCIQALESWLPRNIYIVAGVFIAISLLQIFGIFLARTLISDIEAVKAGHHF